The sequence ACCGTGTTCGCCAACCAATGGGTACTGTAACGTACCTTCATTCAAGGTTACGGTTTTCATATTCTTGCGGGCATCATCCATCGCTTTTTGAACAGCGACAGGCACTTCACGTGCTTTACCGCGACCGAATCCTACTCGCCCATTACCATCGCCGACGACGGTCAAGGCAGCAAATCCAAATTGGCGCCCGCCTTTAACTACTTTGGCAACCCTGTTTATAGTTACCAATTTCTCGATTAAGCCATCACTTTGTGTTGCCATGTTTTATTCGCCGTGTTTACAGTTAGAATTGCAGTCCGCCTTCGCGCGCAGCATCAGCCAACGCTTTAATGCGACCATGATACTTAAATCCGGAACGATCAAATGCAACCGTCTCTACGCCGGCGGCTTTTGCCCGCTCTGCGATCAACTGCCCGACTTTTGCCGCTGCATCTTTGTTTCCGGTGTGCTTCAAACCCTTTTTAACGTCCGCTTCCACCGTAGCTGCCGCAGCAACCACTGTACTGCCGGTAGGATCAATGATCTGGGCATAGGTATGCATTGGGGTTTTGAATACTGACAAGCGAAAAACTCTTAATTCTTTGATCTTCGCTCGACTGCGCTTCGCACGCTTAATTCGCTGTGATTTCTTATCCATTTCGCTTAACCTACTTATTTCTTCTTGGCTTCTTTGCGGACGATTTGTTCGTTGGCATAACGGACACCCTTGCCTTTGTAAGGCTCGGGCGGACGATAGGCACGTATATTAGCCGCGACCTGACCCACTTGTTGCTTATCAACCCCTCTGACCATGATTTCTGTCTGACTGGGAGTCTCAATGCTGATACCCTCGGGTACCGGAAACTCAACCGGGTGAGAAAATCCCAATGTTAAGTTAAGTTTATTACCCTGTGCTTGGGCACGATAACCCACACCCACTAATTCCAGTTTTCGCTCAAATCCCTGACTTACGCCGGTTACCATGTTATTAACCAGCGCTCGAGTCGTTCCAGTCAAAGCGCGAGCAGGGCCGCTCTTCTGACGAGACTTGAATATGAGCACATTGTCTTCCTGCACCACTTCAACCAAGGGATGAATATTGTGAGACAGCTTACCTTTGGCGCCTTTGATATCAATCGATTGGCCTGCGAGGGCCACTTCAACACCTGACGGAATACTGACCGGGCTATTTGCAATTCGTGACATGCTTATAATCCTCTATGCAACGTAACAGACAACTTCGCCACCGTGTCCGGCTTTGCGTGCGTCGCGGTCCGCTAACAAACCCGCGGAAGTGGAAATAATCGCTACACCAAGGCCACCCATTACCTGCGGTAGATCGTCTTTACTCTTGTATACTCGCAACCCGGGTCGGCTAACGCGCTGGATGGTCTCGATGACCGGCTTGCCTTGATAATATTTCAAGGAAACTTCCAGAACTTTCTTGCCATCATCTGCCGCATGCGCATAGTCGCTAATGTACCCTTCGTCTTTTAACAGTTTGGCTACTGCCACTTTCATTTTAGAAGACGGCATACTCACGCTGACTTTTCCTGAAGACAGGCCATTGCGAATTCGGGTCAACATATCAGCTATGGGATCTGACATACTCATTTCTATTTACTCCGTTGTATTCTCTACAAAGCCGCTTACCAGCTGGCTTTCACCAAACCGGGTACGTCACCACGCATCGCTGCTTCGCGTAATTTAGTCCGGCTCAAACCGAATTTTCTGTAATACCCATGCGGACGACCGGTCACCCGACAACGATTTCGTATGCGGCAGGGGCTTGCATCTCTGGGCAAAGCTTGAAACTTTTTGCGCAACTCTTCCTTTTCCTCAGCGCTCACATTGGGGTCTTTCAGTTTTTGCTTCAACGTTGCTCGCTTGGCGGAATACTTCTGTACAGTCTTCGCGCGTTTCAGTTCTCTGTTAATAATTGATAGCTTTGCCATACCCGTATCTCGTTTATTTTTTCAGCGGAAAATTAAAGGCCAACAATAATGCCTTGGCTTCTGCGTCGGTTTTAGCCGTTGTGGTAACAGTAATGTCCATACCCCGGATCGCATCGATTTTGTCGTAATCGATTTCAGGGAAAATGATCTGCTCCTGAACTCCCACACTGTAGTTTCCCCGCCCATCAAATGATTTACCGTTCAAACCACGGAAGTCACGAATGCGGGGTACCGCGATGGAAATAAATCGGTCCAGAAAATCATACATACGCTCACGACGCAGGGTGACTTTACAACCAATTGGCCAACCGTCGCGGATCTTAAATCCAGCAACGGATTTACGCGCTTTGGTGACTATGGGCTGTTGTCCCGTAATCTTAGCCATATCACCTACCGCATTTTGTATGACCTTTTTGTCGCCCACGGCTTCACCCACACCCATGTTCAGAGTGATTTTAGTGATCTTGGGAACTTCCATAACACTCTGATAGTTGAACTGTTTCATCAACTGATCAACAACTGTACTGCGATAAAATTCTTTTAATCTAGACATTGCTTTATCCGTCTTTACACATCAACAACTTCGTTGTTGGATTTGTAATAGCGCACTTTACGCCCATCTTCCAATGTTTTAATTCCGACCCGGTCAGCCTTCTTGGTGGCCGGATTGAATAAAGCCACATTGGAAACGTGCAGTGGCATTTCTTTTTCCACTATACCGCCACTCTCCCCTGAGTTGGGATTGGGCTTAACGTGTTTCTTTGCCATGTTGCAATTTTCAACAATGACTCTATCGTTTTCCAGTACACGCAGGACAGAACCGCGTTTTGACTTGTCTTTTCCCGCGATAACTATGACGTCATCGCCTTTTCTGATTTTACGCATGCTTTGCACTCTTTAATTTAGCACAACCAAAACAATTACTTACTAAAGGTACTCTATTACAACACTTCCGGTGCCAGTGAGATTATTTTCATAAACTTCTCACTTCGCAGTTCACGGGTTACTGGACCAAATATACGGGTACCGATGGGTTGATGCTGATTGTTCAACAATACGGCAGCATTGCCATCAAAGCGAATCAGGGAACCGTCTGGACGGCGAACACCCTTGCGGGTACGCACGACTACGGCGTTATACACTTCACCCTTTTTCACCTTACCTCGTGGTATGGCTTCCTTGACGCTGACTTTTATGATGTCCCCAACGTTGGCGTATCGCCGTTTGGAACCACCAAGTACTTTGATACACATCAGACGCCGTGCGCCGCTGTTATCAGCCACATCAAGTACCGTTTGCATCTGAATCATCGGAACATCTCCATAAAATCATGCATTTTGCACTTCCCCGATCGCTCAGGGCGCGCAATGATACCATTAAATTCTTATTAACCCAAATATTGTGTCACTAAACCGATCTAGACAGCCAGATCAGCTTTTTCCACCACTTCCACCAGCCGCCAGGACTTGGTCTTGGAAATAGGGCGACATTCGGTAATACACACAACATCCCCTTCATTACACTCATTATTTTCATCATGTGCGTGCAATTTAGTGGAACGCTTAATATATTTTCCATACAGGGGGTGCTTCACCTGCCTCTCAACCAAAACCGTAATAGTACGATCCATTTTATTGCTGACCACACGACCGGTTGTAGTGCGCAAGACCTTGTTTTCAGTCATGTTATTTACCCGCTTCGTTAATTACTGTCATAACCCGGGCGATATCCCGGCGCAGAGACTTAAACCGGGCCGGATTGCCCAACTGTCCCATCCCCTTTTGCATTCGCAGGTTAAACTGTTCGCGCAGAAGATTATCCAATTCTTCGTTTAGCTCTGCTTTACTTTTGCTTCTCAATTCGCTTGCTTTCATATCATCACCGTTACATTACATGACAGTACGGGCAACAAATGTGGTGGCCACAGGCAACTTGGCCGCCGCCAAGCGAAATGCCTCGCGCGCTACATCTTCCGCCACACCTTCCATTTCAAACAGCATGCGGCCTGGTTGGATTTGAGCCACCCAGTATTCCACACCACCTTTCCCTTTACCCATACGGACTTCCAATGGTTTCTTTGTAATGGGCTTATCGGGGAAAATACGAATCCAGATTTTACCGCCACGCTTAATGTGTCGGGTCATGGCTCGTCGACCAGCCTCTATTTGTCGAGCCGTAATCCGACCGCGGGCGGTTGCCTTTAGTCCGTACTCGCCAAAGCTGATTTTACTACCGCGAGTCGCCAGACCGCGGTTCTTACCTTTGTGTTGTTTACGAAATTTGGTTCGTTTTGGTTGTAGCATTGGAAAAACTCCTAACCTAGTTCGTCGCTACGGTGTTTTCGCTGGAGCCGGCCTGGGGAATGCCTTTCTCAAAGACTTCGCCTTTAAACAACCAGACTTTAACTCCAATGACTCCGTAAGTGGTATTAGCTT comes from Gammaproteobacteria bacterium and encodes:
- the rpmC gene encoding 50S ribosomal protein L29; amino-acid sequence: MKASELRSKSKAELNEELDNLLREQFNLRMQKGMGQLGNPARFKSLRRDIARVMTVINEAGK
- the rpsH gene encoding 30S ribosomal protein S8, yielding MSMSDPIADMLTRIRNGLSSGKVSVSMPSSKMKVAVAKLLKDEGYISDYAHAADDGKKVLEVSLKYYQGKPVIETIQRVSRPGLRVYKSKDDLPQVMGGLGVAIISTSAGLLADRDARKAGHGGEVVCYVA
- the rplE gene encoding 50S ribosomal protein L5; protein product: MSRLKEFYRSTVVDQLMKQFNYQSVMEVPKITKITLNMGVGEAVGDKKVIQNAVGDMAKITGQQPIVTKARKSVAGFKIRDGWPIGCKVTLRRERMYDFLDRFISIAVPRIRDFRGLNGKSFDGRGNYSVGVQEQIIFPEIDYDKIDAIRGMDITVTTTAKTDAEAKALLLAFNFPLKK
- the rplX gene encoding 50S ribosomal protein L24, whose protein sequence is MRKIRKGDDVIVIAGKDKSKRGSVLRVLENDRVIVENCNMAKKHVKPNPNSGESGGIVEKEMPLHVSNVALFNPATKKADRVGIKTLEDGRKVRYYKSNNEVVDV
- the rplR gene encoding 50S ribosomal protein L18; translated protein: MDKKSQRIKRAKRSRAKIKELRVFRLSVFKTPMHTYAQIIDPTGSTVVAAAATVEADVKKGLKHTGNKDAAAKVGQLIAERAKAAGVETVAFDRSGFKYHGRIKALADAAREGGLQF
- the rpsQ gene encoding 30S ribosomal protein S17, whose translation is MTENKVLRTTTGRVVSNKMDRTITVLVERQVKHPLYGKYIKRSTKLHAHDENNECNEGDVVCITECRPISKTKSWRLVEVVEKADLAV
- the rplF gene encoding 50S ribosomal protein L6; amino-acid sequence: MSRIANSPVSIPSGVEVALAGQSIDIKGAKGKLSHNIHPLVEVVQEDNVLIFKSRQKSGPARALTGTTRALVNNMVTGVSQGFERKLELVGVGYRAQAQGNKLNLTLGFSHPVEFPVPEGISIETPSQTEIMVRGVDKQQVGQVAANIRAYRPPEPYKGKGVRYANEQIVRKEAKKK
- the rpsN gene encoding 30S ribosomal protein S14 — translated: MAKLSIINRELKRAKTVQKYSAKRATLKQKLKDPNVSAEEKEELRKKFQALPRDASPCRIRNRCRVTGRPHGYYRKFGLSRTKLREAAMRGDVPGLVKASW
- the rpsE gene encoding 30S ribosomal protein S5, giving the protein MATQSDGLIEKLVTINRVAKVVKGGRQFGFAALTVVGDGNGRVGFGRGKAREVPVAVQKAMDDARKNMKTVTLNEGTLQYPLVGEHGAAKVVMLPASEGTGIIAGGAMRAVFEAVGVHNVLAKCIGTNNPINVVRATFDGLTAMATPEAVAAKRGKSVKDIVG
- the rplP gene encoding 50S ribosomal protein L16, whose translation is MLQPKRTKFRKQHKGKNRGLATRGSKISFGEYGLKATARGRITARQIEAGRRAMTRHIKRGGKIWIRIFPDKPITKKPLEVRMGKGKGGVEYWVAQIQPGRMLFEMEGVAEDVAREAFRLAAAKLPVATTFVARTVM
- the rplN gene encoding 50S ribosomal protein L14, which encodes MIQMQTVLDVADNSGARRLMCIKVLGGSKRRYANVGDIIKVSVKEAIPRGKVKKGEVYNAVVVRTRKGVRRPDGSLIRFDGNAAVLLNNQHQPIGTRIFGPVTRELRSEKFMKIISLAPEVL